One Triticum dicoccoides isolate Atlit2015 ecotype Zavitan chromosome 4B, WEW_v2.0, whole genome shotgun sequence genomic window carries:
- the LOC119294582 gene encoding protein CDC73 homolog isoform X2: protein MDPLAVLRDYAARGDLDKIIFNGDDVLFGDDYTFPANAPTAFTSKQSGRPYPLSAAVFLAQHNDLKHTDFLQAARLRRIPPVSLPDRKTFLDFLHFGDSSLPSAEPLLPSSFAQDAPPPPPPPEDEEGEGPDADDASTAHVRAVERPLKDRNALLDARGRDFLAIYHAALRREEDRLRNKDAAPSAAGRGHEPSSTAAVSLSNPKLDKHGLGDGFVPIILVPSASQTLITIYNVRDFLEDFVFVPSDDKMRAMKGSPKPECVTLHKKHVRGAAGPVAFEVRDKPASLKADDWARVVAVFVLGKEWQFKDWPFKGHVDIFNKVIGFFVRFEDDSVDSAKVVKQWNVKIISISKNKRHQDRPAALEVWDRLDEFVRARS, encoded by the exons ATGGATCCCCTGGCCGTGCTCCGGGACTACGCCGCCCGCGGCGACCTGGACAAGATCATCTTCAACGGCGACGACGTCCTCTTCGGCGACGACTACACCTTCCCGGCGAACGCCCCCACCGCCTTCACCTCCAAGCAGTCCGGCCGCCCCTACCCGCTCTccgccgccgtcttcctcgccCAGCACAACGACCTCAAGCACACTGACTTCCTCCAGGCCGCCCGCCTCCGCCGGATCCCGCCCGTCTCCCTCCCCGACCGCAAGACCTTCCTCGACTTCCTCCACTTCGGGGACAGCTCCCTCCCTTCCGCCgagcccctcctcccctcctccttcgcGCAGGacgccccgcccccgcccccgccgccggaggacgaggagggggagggccCCGACGCCGACGACGCCTCCACCGCCCACGTCCGCGCCGTCGAGCGGCCCCTCAAGGACCGCAACGCCCTCCTCGACGCCCGCGGCCGCGACTTCCTCGCCATCTACCACGCCGCGCTGCGCCGCGAGGAGGACCGCCTGCGCAACAAGGacgccgcgccctccgccgccggcCGTGGGCACGAGCCCTCCTCAACCGCCGCGGTGTCCCTCTCCAACCCCAAGCTCGACAAGCACGGGCTCGGCGACGGCTTCGTGCCCATCATACTGGTGCCCAGCGCGTCGCAGACGCTCATCACCATCTACAACGTCAGGGACTTCCTCGAGGACTTCGTCTTCGTGCCCAGCGACGACAAGATGCGGGCCATGAAGGGGAGCCCCAAGCCCGAGTGCGTCACCCTGCACAAGAAGCACGTCCGCGGGGCTGCCGGTCCGGTGGCGTTCGAGGTCAGGGACAAGCCGGCATCGCTCAAGGCCGACGACTGGGCGCGGGTCGTCGCCGTGTTTGTGCTCGGAAAAGAGTGGCAGTTCAAGGACTGGCCCTTCAAGGGCCATGTCGACATCTTCAACAAAG TTATTGGGTTCTTTGTACGCTTTGAAGATGATAGTGTGGATTCAGCAAAAGTGGTCAAACAGTGGAATGTCAAAATCATATCT ATAAGCAAGAATAAAAGGCATCAAGACAGACCGGCTGCTCTCGAGGTGTGGGATCGGCTGGACGAATTTGTGCGGGCACGCTCATAG
- the LOC119294582 gene encoding protein CDC73 homolog isoform X1, whose translation MDPLAVLRDYAARGDLDKIIFNGDDVLFGDDYTFPANAPTAFTSKQSGRPYPLSAAVFLAQHNDLKHTDFLQAARLRRIPPVSLPDRKTFLDFLHFGDSSLPSAEPLLPSSFAQDAPPPPPPPEDEEGEGPDADDASTAHVRAVERPLKDRNALLDARGRDFLAIYHAALRREEDRLRNKDAAPSAAGRGHEPSSTAAVSLSNPKLDKHGLGDGFVPIILVPSASQTLITIYNVRDFLEDFVFVPSDDKMRAMKGSPKPECVTLHKKHVRGAAGPVAFEVRDKPASLKADDWARVVAVFVLGKEWQFKDWPFKGHVDIFNKVIGFFVRFEDDSVDSAKVVKQWNVKIISVSGRNFPYSFLVIVVKFYLAPTYSYLLCY comes from the exons ATGGATCCCCTGGCCGTGCTCCGGGACTACGCCGCCCGCGGCGACCTGGACAAGATCATCTTCAACGGCGACGACGTCCTCTTCGGCGACGACTACACCTTCCCGGCGAACGCCCCCACCGCCTTCACCTCCAAGCAGTCCGGCCGCCCCTACCCGCTCTccgccgccgtcttcctcgccCAGCACAACGACCTCAAGCACACTGACTTCCTCCAGGCCGCCCGCCTCCGCCGGATCCCGCCCGTCTCCCTCCCCGACCGCAAGACCTTCCTCGACTTCCTCCACTTCGGGGACAGCTCCCTCCCTTCCGCCgagcccctcctcccctcctccttcgcGCAGGacgccccgcccccgcccccgccgccggaggacgaggagggggagggccCCGACGCCGACGACGCCTCCACCGCCCACGTCCGCGCCGTCGAGCGGCCCCTCAAGGACCGCAACGCCCTCCTCGACGCCCGCGGCCGCGACTTCCTCGCCATCTACCACGCCGCGCTGCGCCGCGAGGAGGACCGCCTGCGCAACAAGGacgccgcgccctccgccgccggcCGTGGGCACGAGCCCTCCTCAACCGCCGCGGTGTCCCTCTCCAACCCCAAGCTCGACAAGCACGGGCTCGGCGACGGCTTCGTGCCCATCATACTGGTGCCCAGCGCGTCGCAGACGCTCATCACCATCTACAACGTCAGGGACTTCCTCGAGGACTTCGTCTTCGTGCCCAGCGACGACAAGATGCGGGCCATGAAGGGGAGCCCCAAGCCCGAGTGCGTCACCCTGCACAAGAAGCACGTCCGCGGGGCTGCCGGTCCGGTGGCGTTCGAGGTCAGGGACAAGCCGGCATCGCTCAAGGCCGACGACTGGGCGCGGGTCGTCGCCGTGTTTGTGCTCGGAAAAGAGTGGCAGTTCAAGGACTGGCCCTTCAAGGGCCATGTCGACATCTTCAACAAAG TTATTGGGTTCTTTGTACGCTTTGAAGATGATAGTGTGGATTCAGCAAAAGTGGTCAAACAGTGGAATGTCAAAATCATATCTGTGAGTGGGAGGAATTTTCCATATTCTTTTTTGGTTATTGTAGTCAAATTCTATCTTGCTCCCACTTACAGCTACTTATTGTGTTACTAA